In Devosia beringensis, a single window of DNA contains:
- a CDS encoding ABC transporter permease, with translation MFSVIRDLTRYNIEFTIGMILVSLVVVFAGMSFFSPVDPTLIYMAIPDQPPSGQYWFGTNSRGQDLFWQLSAAFRNSLIFGITVAVLSRIISITVGLLSGYVGGWVDRALMFINDIFVAVPIFPILVLFYFVLRNDMDSFTLALIMACFGWPFDARLIRSVALGLKQREFTRHATFAGMSTPKILLEEHLPYVMPIIFATFMNNMLWSIGLEVTLAVLGFTNLNNPTIGTVLYWAISHSAIVVGVWWWIVIPVILIVMTFLGLFLLAVSMNEYIDPRSRLRRMGA, from the coding sequence ATGTTCAGCGTTATCCGCGATCTCACGCGCTACAATATCGAGTTCACCATCGGCATGATCCTGGTCAGCCTGGTGGTGGTGTTTGCCGGCATGAGCTTTTTCTCGCCGGTCGACCCGACCCTGATCTATATGGCCATTCCGGACCAGCCGCCCTCGGGGCAATACTGGTTCGGCACCAATTCGCGCGGCCAGGACCTGTTCTGGCAATTGTCGGCCGCGTTCCGCAACAGCCTGATCTTCGGCATTACCGTGGCGGTGCTGAGCCGCATCATCTCGATCACCGTCGGGTTGCTCAGTGGCTATGTCGGCGGCTGGGTCGACCGGGCGCTGATGTTCATCAACGACATCTTCGTGGCCGTGCCGATCTTTCCGATCCTGGTGCTGTTCTATTTCGTGCTGCGCAACGACATGGACAGCTTCACCTTGGCCTTGATCATGGCCTGCTTCGGCTGGCCATTCGATGCGCGGCTGATCCGCTCGGTGGCGCTGGGCCTCAAACAGCGCGAGTTCACCCGGCACGCCACCTTTGCCGGCATGAGCACGCCGAAAATCCTGCTCGAAGAGCACCTGCCCTATGTGATGCCGATCATCTTTGCCACCTTCATGAACAACATGCTGTGGTCGATCGGGCTTGAGGTGACGCTGGCCGTGCTGGGCTTCACCAATCTGAACAATCCCACCATCGGGACCGTGCTGTACTGGGCCATTTCGCACTCGGCGATCGTGGTGGGCGTGTGGTGGTGGATCGTCATCCCGGTGATCCTGATCGTCATGACGTTCCTGGGCCTGTTCCTGCTGGCGGTCAGCATGAACGAATATATCGACCCCCGAAGCCGGCTGCGGAGGATGGGCGCATGA
- a CDS encoding glycoside hydrolase family 2 protein — MPITQADTTLPPNPQFRRDGWIDLCGSWGFAHDDADAGVAGNWWQRPEVFDRQILVPFPPESELSGLRETGFHPVIWYRRAFTAPALQSGEKLLLNFGAVDYAATVWVNGQCVGSHEGGHVPFSLDVTHALSQGEQVVVVRAEDQPQDVRMPRGKQDWLEAPHSIWYHRTSGIWQPVWLSVVPDLYLTDIHLVPDLAHARVRCDIRLNTVPTAATTVTIRLSAGGKPLAEQTTLLDDAELGFDIPVPQLENGVHRDYLLWTPEKPNLVDVEVVLGGERPDRVQTYLGLRSVGVGAQRFLLNGLPYYLRMILGQNYWPESHLAAPSPDALRREVELIKQMGFNGVRIHQKIEDPRFLYWCDVLGLLVWEEMPSAYAFSSSAIERLSKEWMAAIRRDKSHPCIVAWVPLNESWGVSQIADRPDQAHYASALYHLTKALDTSRPVISNDGWELVESDIWSVHDYAPDGAGLTSRFHDQADIEAMLTGMGPARRRIVLGDRELGDAPVMLTEFGGLSYLPKQGEKWHGYSTVADPQEFEERLRDIFTAIAAMPHIAGYCYTQVTDTEQEVNGLLTAAREPKLPFATFHDITTLPAASLPHEQIDNARRKARLAAQDPTPID, encoded by the coding sequence ATGCCGATCACCCAAGCTGACACCACACTTCCGCCCAATCCGCAATTCCGCCGCGACGGCTGGATCGATCTTTGCGGTTCATGGGGCTTTGCCCATGATGATGCCGATGCCGGTGTCGCGGGCAACTGGTGGCAGCGGCCGGAAGTCTTCGACCGGCAGATCCTGGTGCCTTTCCCACCCGAAAGCGAACTCTCCGGCCTGCGCGAAACCGGCTTTCATCCCGTCATCTGGTATCGCCGCGCTTTCACCGCGCCGGCGCTACAGTCGGGCGAAAAGCTGCTGCTCAATTTCGGCGCCGTCGATTACGCCGCCACGGTCTGGGTCAACGGGCAGTGCGTCGGCAGCCATGAAGGCGGCCACGTCCCCTTCTCACTGGATGTCACCCACGCCCTGAGCCAGGGCGAGCAGGTCGTCGTGGTCCGCGCCGAGGACCAGCCGCAGGATGTCCGCATGCCGCGTGGCAAGCAGGACTGGCTCGAGGCGCCCCATTCCATCTGGTACCATCGCACCAGCGGCATCTGGCAGCCGGTCTGGCTGAGCGTGGTCCCTGACCTGTACTTGACCGATATTCACCTCGTCCCCGATCTCGCCCATGCCCGCGTCCGCTGCGACATCCGCCTCAATACCGTGCCGACCGCCGCGACAACCGTGACCATCCGGCTCAGCGCCGGCGGCAAGCCGCTGGCCGAGCAGACCACGCTGCTCGACGATGCCGAACTCGGCTTCGACATTCCGGTGCCCCAGCTCGAGAACGGCGTGCATCGCGATTACTTGCTCTGGACGCCCGAAAAGCCCAACCTCGTCGATGTCGAGGTCGTGCTGGGCGGGGAGCGGCCCGATCGGGTGCAGACCTATCTGGGCCTGCGCAGCGTCGGCGTCGGCGCGCAACGCTTCCTGCTCAACGGGCTTCCCTATTATCTGCGCATGATCCTGGGCCAGAACTACTGGCCGGAGTCTCACCTGGCCGCGCCAAGCCCGGATGCGCTGCGACGCGAGGTCGAACTGATCAAGCAGATGGGTTTTAACGGCGTGCGCATCCATCAAAAGATCGAGGATCCACGTTTCCTCTATTGGTGCGACGTGCTCGGCCTGCTGGTCTGGGAAGAAATGCCCAGCGCCTACGCCTTTTCCAGCTCAGCCATCGAGCGCCTGTCCAAGGAGTGGATGGCGGCCATCCGGCGCGACAAGAGCCATCCCTGCATCGTCGCCTGGGTCCCGCTCAACGAAAGCTGGGGCGTGTCCCAGATCGCCGATCGGCCCGACCAGGCCCATTATGCCAGCGCCCTCTATCATCTGACCAAGGCGCTCGACACCAGCCGCCCCGTCATTTCCAATGACGGCTGGGAACTGGTCGAAAGCGATATCTGGTCGGTGCACGATTACGCCCCCGATGGCGCCGGGCTGACCAGCCGTTTCCATGATCAGGCCGATATCGAGGCCATGCTGACCGGCATGGGGCCGGCGCGCCGCCGCATCGTCCTGGGCGATCGCGAACTGGGTGATGCGCCGGTCATGCTGACCGAGTTTGGCGGGTTGAGCTACCTGCCCAAGCAGGGCGAGAAGTGGCACGGCTATTCCACCGTGGCGGATCCGCAGGAGTTCGAGGAGCGCCTGCGCGACATCTTCACCGCCATCGCCGCCATGCCCCATATCGCTGGCTACTGCTATACCCAGGTCACCGATACCGAGCAGGAGGTCAACGGCCTGCTCACCGCCGCCCGCGAACCCAAGCTGCCCTTTGCCACCTTCCACGACATCACCACGCTCCCGGCCGCCTCCCTGCCGCACGAGCAGATTGACAATGCCCGGCGCAAGGCGCGCCTGGCCGCGCAGGATCCCACGCCGATCGACTGA
- a CDS encoding LacI family DNA-binding transcriptional regulator, which translates to MKKRVKMVDVARAANVSRTAVSLILNQVPGMRIAEVTRQRVLQVARELGYDPGPRLDALGQAPRRLYGVLINEISSAYPIDLIYGLQGWANAQGLQVIIQVSDGTLDRELAALDNFSRFGVEGVVYASSFSAIATPPEALNAFRHVLLNCRREDSSGLAVLPAERHGGAVAAQHLLDIGCRRIATITGEPWQFASKERLAGYHRTLNKAGLNLGKAYERTSDWGHASGYDAARELFALAEPPDAIFGQNDIIVRGVMAAAREAGLRVPDDLAVIGYDDREFAKDLEISTVTLPYAEMAERALGELASDRALGDKTLFVAGELITRATTRRLNVG; encoded by the coding sequence ATGAAAAAACGGGTGAAGATGGTGGACGTGGCGCGCGCCGCCAATGTGTCGCGCACCGCCGTGTCGCTGATTCTCAACCAGGTGCCCGGCATGCGCATCGCCGAGGTCACGCGGCAGCGGGTGCTGCAAGTGGCGCGGGAACTGGGCTACGATCCCGGGCCGCGGCTGGACGCGCTGGGACAGGCGCCAAGGCGGCTGTACGGCGTGCTGATCAACGAAATTTCGTCGGCCTATCCGATCGACCTGATCTACGGGCTGCAGGGCTGGGCCAATGCGCAGGGCCTGCAGGTCATCATCCAGGTATCGGATGGCACGCTCGACCGGGAACTCGCAGCACTGGACAATTTCAGCCGGTTCGGCGTCGAGGGCGTCGTCTATGCCAGCAGCTTTTCGGCCATCGCCACGCCGCCCGAGGCGCTCAATGCCTTTCGCCACGTGCTGCTCAACTGCCGGCGCGAGGACAGTTCCGGGCTGGCCGTGCTGCCGGCGGAACGCCATGGCGGCGCCGTGGCAGCGCAGCACCTGCTCGATATCGGCTGCCGGCGCATTGCCACCATTACCGGGGAGCCCTGGCAGTTTGCCAGCAAGGAGCGCCTGGCGGGCTACCACCGCACGCTCAACAAGGCCGGGCTCAACCTGGGCAAGGCCTATGAGCGGACCAGCGACTGGGGGCATGCCAGCGGCTATGATGCTGCACGGGAGCTGTTCGCGCTGGCCGAACCGCCCGATGCCATTTTCGGCCAGAACGACATCATCGTGCGCGGGGTGATGGCGGCGGCGCGGGAGGCCGGGCTGCGGGTGCCGGACGACCTGGCGGTTATCGGTTATGACGACCGCGAATTTGCCAAGGACCTCGAGATCAGCACCGTCACCTTGCCCTATGCGGAGATGGCCGAACGCGCGCTGGGAGAACTCGCCAGCGACCGGGCGCTCGGCGACAAGACGTTGTTCGTCGCGGGGGAACTGATCACACGGGCGACGACGCGACGACTGAATGTCGGCTGA
- a CDS encoding ABC transporter permease, with product MHSYLWFFGKRVLQLFAVVFCGISATFLVTHLSPIDPVEQVLGRLSARSNLSPEAIAATRAALTEMYGTGQPMLQQYFNFWARLLRGDLGPSLLAFPTPAMDLVTRAMPWTLGLLVTSTLITFVVGNLLGALAGYNPDNRFFKAFGLIAMAVQPIPYYIVAFILLIVFGFLWPVLPISGGFAMDVRPAPTWQFAGSILAHSILPALSLVLVGFGGWFLGMRALVSNVVNDDYVTYAELAGVAPRTIVGAYVIRNALVPQLTALAMALGGVFSGTVITEQVFNYPGIGSLLIDAVNYGDYSLVLAVSTVSITAVAFSIFIIDMLHPLLDPRVRAE from the coding sequence ATGCATAGTTATTTATGGTTTTTCGGAAAGCGGGTGCTGCAATTGTTCGCAGTCGTCTTCTGCGGCATCTCGGCCACCTTCCTGGTGACGCATCTGTCACCGATCGACCCGGTCGAGCAGGTATTGGGGCGACTTTCGGCCCGATCGAACCTGTCCCCCGAAGCCATTGCGGCGACACGCGCCGCGCTGACGGAAATGTATGGCACCGGGCAGCCCATGCTGCAGCAATACTTCAACTTCTGGGCGCGGCTGCTGCGGGGCGATCTTGGTCCGTCACTGCTGGCCTTCCCGACCCCGGCCATGGATCTGGTGACACGGGCGATGCCCTGGACGCTGGGCCTGCTGGTCACCTCGACACTGATCACCTTTGTCGTCGGCAATTTGCTGGGCGCGCTGGCCGGCTACAATCCGGACAACCGGTTCTTCAAGGCCTTCGGGCTGATCGCCATGGCGGTGCAGCCGATCCCCTATTACATCGTCGCCTTCATCCTGCTGATCGTGTTCGGCTTCCTCTGGCCGGTGCTGCCGATTTCGGGCGGCTTTGCCATGGATGTGCGGCCTGCCCCCACCTGGCAATTCGCCGGCTCAATCCTGGCGCATTCGATCCTGCCGGCGCTATCGCTGGTGCTGGTCGGCTTTGGCGGCTGGTTCCTGGGCATGCGGGCGCTGGTCAGCAATGTCGTCAATGATGACTATGTCACCTATGCCGAGCTGGCCGGCGTCGCGCCACGGACCATTGTGGGCGCCTATGTGATCCGCAACGCACTGGTGCCGCAGCTGACCGCTTTGGCCATGGCGCTGGGCGGCGTGTTTTCGGGCACTGTCATCACCGAGCAGGTCTTCAACTATCCCGGTATCGGCTCGCTGCTGATCGACGCGGTGAACTATGGCGACTATTCGCTGGTGCTGGCGGTATCGACCGTGTCGATCACCGCGGTGGCCTTCTCCATCTTCATCATCGACATGCTGCACCCGCTGCTCGATCCACGCGTACGAGCGGAGTAG
- a CDS encoding ABC transporter ATP-binding protein, whose translation MTQDRNDILTVDGLKAYYQMDYFGVHREVRAVDDITMTVRRNEVYGIAGESSSGKTSFIKVLAAAIRPPMRIVAGTAKYDFKGKSFDVADATEAQIEAVRWKHLSYIMQGSMSVLNPVRRIGKTFEDFAKRPLGLSGTAYKERVQNHLERLKLPADVLSAYPHELSGGMRQRVTIGLATVCHPEFVIADEPTTALDVVVQKEVLGLIREIQQDMGSSVVFVTHDMSVHANMADRVGIIYAGRLVEEGPTRDMFFAPKHPYTAHLVASLPRIGDTTQRPALEGRPPSLAEPPAGCRFHPRCPLAIDKCKTDVPPLETVAPDHRTACWRWRDVEPLVAPQRVSEVMA comes from the coding sequence ATGACCCAGGACAGAAACGACATTCTGACGGTCGACGGGCTCAAGGCCTATTACCAGATGGACTATTTCGGCGTGCATCGCGAGGTGCGGGCGGTCGACGACATCACCATGACGGTGCGGCGCAACGAGGTCTATGGCATTGCCGGCGAGAGCTCCTCGGGCAAGACCAGCTTCATCAAGGTGCTGGCGGCGGCGATACGGCCGCCGATGCGGATCGTGGCCGGCACAGCCAAATATGACTTCAAGGGCAAGTCCTTTGACGTGGCGGACGCCACCGAGGCGCAGATCGAGGCGGTGCGCTGGAAGCATCTGAGCTACATCATGCAGGGCTCGATGAGCGTGCTCAACCCGGTGCGGCGCATCGGCAAGACCTTCGAGGACTTTGCCAAGCGACCGCTGGGGCTGAGCGGGACGGCCTATAAAGAGCGGGTGCAAAACCATCTCGAGCGGCTCAAGCTGCCGGCCGATGTGCTGAGCGCCTATCCGCATGAGCTCAGCGGGGGCATGCGGCAGCGCGTGACCATCGGGCTGGCCACGGTGTGCCACCCCGAATTCGTCATTGCCGACGAGCCGACCACGGCGCTCGACGTGGTGGTGCAAAAGGAAGTGCTCGGGCTGATCCGGGAGATCCAGCAGGACATGGGATCGTCCGTGGTTTTCGTCACTCATGACATGAGCGTGCACGCCAATATGGCCGACCGGGTGGGCATAATCTATGCCGGGCGGCTGGTGGAGGAAGGGCCGACGCGGGACATGTTCTTCGCCCCCAAGCATCCCTATACCGCCCATCTGGTGGCCAGCCTGCCGCGCATCGGCGATACCACGCAGCGCCCGGCGCTGGAGGGACGGCCGCCGAGCCTGGCCGAGCCGCCCGCGGGCTGCCGGTTTCACCCGCGCTGCCCGCTGGCGATCGATAAATGCAAGACCGACGTGCCGCCGCTGGAAACCGTGGCGCCCGACCACCGCACGGCCTGCTGGCGCTGGCGGGATGTCGAGCCGCTGGTGGCGCCGCAGCGGGTCAGCGAGGTGATGGCATGA
- the arfA gene encoding arabinosylfuranosidase ArfA has protein sequence MKASVVAHKDFTVSKIDDRVYGAFLEHLGRAIYEGIYEPGHPTADADGMRGDVAKLVKDLNVPVVRYPGGNFVSAYNWEDGVGPREDRPTRLDLAWHTSESNAVGVHEFADWCATVGTEMMLAVNLGSRGVDEARNFLEYCNHPGGTYWSDLRIKNGRKEPFNVRMWCLGNEMDGPWQVGHKDAHEYGKLAANTARAMRMFDSKLELIVCGSSNSDMASYPDWERIVLEHTYEHVDHISLHMYFANRDDNTPNYLGLAEKLDTYIETVAATIKQVKAKKKSKKDVFISFDEWNVWYHSNKKDREILDGNSGWPEAPGLLEDIYNFEDVLMVGLILNTFIRRSDVVKIACIAQLVNVIAPIMTEKGGPAWAQTIYYPYYFASVFGRGTALQLRTSSPGYETPHAKDTAFVDVSGVHNEVEGTLSFFLVNRHSSDSITTEVSLQGFGAGTIIDHQVMTHTNLKAVNTAGKQDEVAPRKGDGARIEGGTLTVTLPPYSYQMVRVKV, from the coding sequence GTGAAAGCATCGGTCGTCGCGCATAAGGATTTTACGGTCAGCAAGATCGACGACCGGGTGTATGGGGCGTTTCTCGAACATCTCGGCCGCGCCATCTATGAGGGGATCTACGAGCCGGGCCACCCCACCGCCGATGCCGATGGCATGCGCGGTGACGTGGCCAAGCTGGTCAAGGACCTCAACGTGCCGGTAGTGCGCTATCCGGGCGGCAATTTCGTCTCCGCCTATAACTGGGAAGATGGCGTCGGGCCGCGCGAAGACCGCCCTACCCGGCTCGACCTGGCCTGGCACACGTCGGAGAGCAATGCCGTCGGCGTGCATGAATTTGCCGACTGGTGCGCAACGGTCGGCACGGAGATGATGCTGGCGGTGAACCTGGGGTCGCGCGGCGTCGACGAGGCGCGCAATTTCCTCGAATATTGCAACCATCCCGGCGGCACCTATTGGAGCGACCTGCGCATCAAGAATGGCCGCAAGGAACCGTTCAATGTCAGGATGTGGTGCCTGGGCAATGAAATGGACGGGCCCTGGCAGGTCGGCCACAAGGATGCCCATGAATATGGCAAGCTGGCCGCCAATACGGCGCGGGCCATGCGCATGTTCGATTCCAAGCTCGAACTGATCGTCTGCGGATCATCGAATTCGGATATGGCCAGCTATCCCGACTGGGAGCGCATCGTGCTCGAACATACCTATGAGCATGTCGACCATATCAGCCTGCACATGTATTTCGCCAATCGCGACGACAACACGCCCAACTATCTGGGCCTGGCGGAAAAACTCGACACCTATATCGAGACCGTCGCCGCGACCATCAAGCAGGTGAAGGCCAAGAAGAAGTCCAAGAAGGACGTGTTCATCTCCTTTGACGAATGGAATGTCTGGTACCATTCCAACAAGAAGGACCGGGAAATCCTGGACGGCAATAGCGGCTGGCCGGAAGCGCCGGGCCTGCTGGAAGACATCTACAATTTCGAAGACGTGCTGATGGTGGGGCTGATCCTCAACACCTTCATTCGCCGTTCCGACGTGGTCAAGATTGCCTGCATTGCCCAGCTTGTGAACGTCATCGCCCCGATCATGACGGAAAAGGGCGGCCCGGCCTGGGCGCAGACCATCTATTACCCCTACTATTTCGCCTCGGTCTTCGGTCGCGGCACGGCGCTGCAGCTGCGCACGAGTTCGCCCGGCTACGAGACGCCCCATGCCAAGGACACAGCCTTTGTGGACGTGTCGGGCGTGCATAATGAAGTCGAGGGGACGCTCAGCTTCTTCCTGGTCAACCGCCACAGCAGCGACAGCATCACCACCGAAGTCAGCCTGCAGGGCTTCGGCGCCGGCACGATCATCGATCACCAGGTGATGACCCATACCAACCTAAAGGCCGTCAATACGGCGGGCAAGCAGGACGAAGTGGCACCGCGCAAGGGCGATGGCGCCCGCATCGAGGGCGGCACGCTGACCGTGACCCTGCCGCCCTATTCGTACCAGATGGTGCGCGTGAAGGTTTAG
- a CDS encoding ABC transporter substrate-binding protein has product MDRRSFMLGTAVSALMLSAKGLAFAQEAQGVAPDLAQFPRNETLIIHNPEGVIRNPGWFNNWVVGAGSGISNGLHQLTTDTFWLIDPDAGIEGASENAIYNSLADGLWDYNDDFTEMTVKLKQGIYWSDGVEFTADDVVFTVEKHKATPGLSQNGAYNAQVETVEAVDPYTVHFTLKGPNSRFHTLFAVRWTGAWIMAKHHFEGVEDILSFPNDPPLSLGPYTLHSYDPNGTWYIWQRREDWERTALGMIAEPKPKFIIYRNNISPDNRLIEMRNGNLDMVHDLSPEATFSIIEQDPQIQGWFPGFPYAHPDPTLVMAIFNLQKPLFTDKRVRWALALMLDARAMSMASYRGAATLSAISVPPTGTHPRDYHAPLQEFLTNYEITAGGNTVKPYDPTIGMQIADMVRGQFPDAPTDEDAVRNAFGYGWWKQDLVTAEALLIEAGFSKNGNQWMMPDGQPFSFSVMVPTDGVVNRLGAIIAQTWAQNGIGAEVEAASDTWDRQRIGNYDVNISWAVETWGGHPDLSFFLDSYHSEYIQPLGTSQPDRNWMRWQDPRLDEIIEKIRASDFNDPKGIEYGHEFVKLHLEEMPNIPIMSYNVFSVQSNRFWTGWPNADNPYANPVTNWSNGRYIFTQISPVEGAV; this is encoded by the coding sequence ATGGATAGACGCAGCTTCATGCTGGGTACCGCCGTCAGTGCCCTTATGCTATCGGCCAAGGGACTGGCTTTTGCACAAGAAGCCCAAGGCGTGGCGCCTGATCTGGCGCAGTTTCCCCGCAACGAAACCCTGATCATCCATAATCCGGAAGGCGTGATCCGCAATCCGGGCTGGTTCAACAACTGGGTGGTGGGTGCCGGTTCGGGCATTTCCAACGGACTGCACCAGCTCACAACCGACACATTCTGGCTGATCGACCCGGATGCGGGCATCGAAGGCGCCAGCGAGAACGCCATCTACAATTCACTGGCCGACGGGTTGTGGGACTATAATGACGACTTCACCGAAATGACGGTGAAGCTCAAGCAGGGCATCTACTGGAGCGACGGCGTCGAATTTACCGCCGACGACGTGGTGTTCACGGTCGAAAAGCACAAGGCAACCCCGGGCCTGTCCCAGAACGGCGCCTATAATGCCCAGGTCGAAACGGTGGAAGCCGTCGACCCCTACACCGTCCACTTTACCCTCAAGGGCCCGAATTCGCGCTTCCATACACTGTTCGCGGTGCGCTGGACCGGCGCCTGGATCATGGCCAAGCACCATTTCGAGGGCGTCGAGGATATCCTGAGCTTCCCCAACGATCCGCCGCTGAGCCTGGGGCCCTATACGCTGCATTCCTACGACCCGAACGGCACCTGGTATATCTGGCAGCGCCGCGAGGACTGGGAGCGCACTGCGCTCGGCATGATCGCCGAGCCCAAGCCCAAATTCATCATCTATCGCAACAATATCAGCCCGGACAATCGCCTGATCGAGATGCGCAATGGCAATCTCGACATGGTCCACGATCTGTCGCCGGAAGCCACGTTCTCGATCATCGAGCAGGATCCGCAGATCCAGGGCTGGTTCCCCGGCTTCCCCTATGCCCATCCCGATCCGACGCTGGTGATGGCCATCTTCAACCTGCAGAAGCCACTGTTCACGGACAAGCGTGTCCGCTGGGCGCTGGCCCTGATGCTCGACGCCCGCGCCATGTCCATGGCCTCCTATCGCGGTGCGGCGACGCTATCAGCGATATCGGTGCCACCGACCGGCACCCATCCGCGGGACTACCATGCTCCCCTGCAGGAGTTCTTGACCAATTACGAGATCACGGCAGGCGGCAATACCGTCAAGCCCTATGATCCCACGATCGGCATGCAGATTGCCGACATGGTTCGGGGCCAGTTCCCGGATGCGCCGACCGACGAAGATGCGGTTCGCAACGCTTTTGGCTATGGCTGGTGGAAGCAGGACCTGGTGACGGCGGAAGCACTGCTGATCGAAGCCGGCTTCAGCAAGAACGGCAATCAGTGGATGATGCCGGACGGGCAGCCGTTCAGCTTCTCGGTGATGGTGCCCACCGACGGCGTGGTCAACCGGCTCGGGGCGATCATCGCCCAGACCTGGGCGCAGAACGGCATCGGCGCGGAAGTGGAAGCGGCCTCGGACACCTGGGACCGCCAGCGTATCGGCAATTACGACGTCAATATATCGTGGGCCGTGGAAACCTGGGGCGGTCACCCCGACCTCAGCTTCTTCCTCGACAGCTACCATTCGGAATATATCCAGCCGCTGGGCACATCCCAGCCGGACCGCAACTGGATGCGCTGGCAGGATCCGCGGCTCGACGAGATCATCGAGAAGATCCGCGCCAGCGACTTCAATGATCCGAAGGGCATCGAGTATGGCCATGAATTCGTCAAGCTCCACCTCGAGGAGATGCCGAACATCCCGATCATGTCCTACAACGTGTTCTCGGTACAATCGAACCGGTTCTGGACGGGCTGGCCCAATGCCGACAACCCCTATGCCAATCCGGTGACCAACTGGTCGAACGGACGGTACATCTTCACCCAGATCAGCCCTGTCGAAGGGGCTGTGTAA
- a CDS encoding ArsR/SmtB family transcription factor: protein MSRNFLVVDPEENMDVLKGLASPIRVKILKLLHVEGAMNGNDIAERLSLPQSTVSTNIGILESAGLIRTETQRARKGNQKICHSMFDEVMVMFKEDIKPLRSNTIEVAMPLGLYTSCEVSAPCGLCSTDGIIGLLDVPDTFLDPDRMKAGLLWFTRGFLEYQFPNNAKLSQTRIEAMEFSMELSSEVPGTSADWPSDITLSVNGTEIGTWMSPGDFGDKRGVYTPDWWKLKGSQYGKLKSWRVTTDGTYVDGMKISPLSLGDLDLANHHSIRLRIAVKPDAKHPGGINIFGRGFGNYDQEIIMRLQTER, encoded by the coding sequence ATGAGCCGCAATTTTCTGGTCGTTGATCCCGAAGAGAACATGGATGTGCTCAAGGGACTGGCCTCGCCGATCCGGGTCAAGATCCTCAAGCTGCTGCATGTCGAAGGGGCGATGAACGGCAATGACATTGCCGAGCGGCTGAGCCTGCCGCAGTCGACGGTGTCGACCAATATCGGGATCCTCGAAAGCGCCGGACTGATCCGCACCGAAACGCAGCGGGCACGCAAGGGCAACCAGAAGATCTGCCACTCGATGTTCGACGAGGTGATGGTGATGTTCAAGGAAGACATCAAGCCATTGCGGTCGAACACGATCGAAGTCGCCATGCCGCTGGGGCTCTATACCAGTTGCGAAGTCTCGGCGCCGTGCGGGCTGTGCTCGACCGATGGAATCATCGGGCTGCTCGACGTGCCCGACACGTTTCTTGATCCGGACCGGATGAAGGCGGGCCTGCTCTGGTTTACGCGCGGCTTTCTCGAATACCAGTTTCCCAACAATGCCAAGCTCAGCCAGACGCGAATCGAGGCGATGGAATTTTCCATGGAGCTCAGTTCGGAGGTGCCAGGCACCTCGGCGGACTGGCCGAGCGACATCACGCTGTCGGTCAATGGCACGGAAATCGGCACCTGGATGAGCCCGGGGGATTTCGGGGACAAGCGCGGCGTCTATACGCCGGACTGGTGGAAGCTCAAGGGCAGCCAGTATGGCAAGCTCAAGAGCTGGCGGGTGACGACGGACGGCACCTATGTCGACGGGATGAAGATATCCCCGCTATCGCTGGGTGACCTGGACCTTGCCAACCACCATTCGATCCGGCTGCGCATTGCCGTCAAGCCGGATGCCAAGCACCCTGGCGGCATCAATATTTTCGGACGCGGCTTCGGCAATTACGATCAGGAAATCATCATGCGGCTGCAGACCGAGCGCTGA